One part of the Quercus lobata isolate SW786 chromosome 7, ValleyOak3.0 Primary Assembly, whole genome shotgun sequence genome encodes these proteins:
- the LOC115953177 gene encoding ammonium transporter 3 member 3-like, which yields MANASVVPSAYLQGLTPAVPEWLNKGDNAWQMISGALVCMQGMPGLVIIYAGLVKKKWALNSAFMALFAFAAVMPCWVLWAYNMSFGEKFLPFWGKAGLAVSEDFLISQTILPSTRYKNITSAATPLFPMATMVFFQYPFAAETVILLCGSVLGRMSFRAWMAFVPLWLTFSYTVSAFSVWGGGFLFQWGVMDYSGGYVVHVASGAAGYTAAYWVGPRSKEDREEFPPNNLLIALTGAGILWGGWTGFNGGDPFAANVVSSMAVINTHICTATSLLVWTYLDVIYFKKPSVIGAIQGMMTGLVCITPGAGLVQGWAALVMGIASGTIPWYTMMVLSKKLSLLQKVDDTLEIFQTHAVAGTLGGALTGLFAHPYLCSMFLTVPNSKGSFYGDDGGVQFWKQLVGAAFIIGWNVVATSIILNVIKLLIPLRMTDEDIKIGDDAVHGEEAYALQGQGRRDRTIQNGSCTVLIE from the exons ATGGCAAACGCTTCGGTTGTTCCATCGGCATACCTTCAAGGCCTCACTCCTGCTGTGCCTGAATGGCTAAACAAGGGTGACAATGCATGGCAGATGATATCTGGAGCACTAGTTTGCATGCAAGGCATGCCTGGGCTAGTGATCATCTATGCAGGTCTAGTAAAGAAGAAATGGGCTCTAAACTCAGCTTTCATGGCTCTATTTGCCTTTGCAGCTGTAATGCCTTGTTGGGTATTATGGGCTTACAACATGTCATTTGGTGAAAAGTTCCTTCCATTTTGGGGCAAAGCTGGGCTTGCTGTTTCTGAAGACTTTTTGATCTCACAAACCATCTTACCCTCTACACGGTACAAAAATATAACTTCAGCAGCTACACCCTTGTTCCCCATGGCTACTATGGTTTTCTTCCAATATCCCTTTGCAGCTGAGACTGTGATACTGCTTTGTGGGTCAGTTCTGGGTCGAATGAGCTTCAGAGCTTGGATGGCCTTTGTACCACTGTGGCTCACTTTCTCTTACACTGTTAGCGCATTCAGTGTTTGGGGTGGTGGCTTCCTCTTCCAGTGGGGTGTCATGGATTATTCAGGTGGTTATGTTGTCCATGTAGCCTCTGGGGCAGCAGGATACACAGCAGCTTATTGG GTTGGACCAAGATCGAAGGAGGACAGAGAAGAATTCCCACCTAACAATCTATTAATAGCACTTACAGGGGCAGGAATTCTTTGGGGGGGATGGACTGGTTTCAATGGTGGAGATCCTTTTGCTGCTAACGTAGTTTCCTCCATGGCTGTTATCAACACTCACATTTGTACAGCCACTAGTCTCTTGGTATGGACATACTTGGATGTGATATACTTCAAGAAACCCTCTGTGATTGGAGCTATCCAGGGGATGATGACTGGGTTGGTCTGTATAACTCCTGGTGCAG GTCTTGTTCAGGGCTGGGCTGCACTGGTAATGGGTATAGCTTCTGGGACTATTCCATGGTACACAATGATGGTTTTGAGCAAGAAGCTGTCATTGCTGCAGAAGGTTGATGACACCCTTGAGATCTTTCAAACTCATGCAGTTGCAGGAACCTTGGGTGGAGCTCTCACTGGACTCTTTGCTCACCCATACCTCTGTAGCATGTTCCTAACTGTCCCCAATTCAAAAGGCTCTTTCTATGGTGATGATGGGGGAGTTCAATTTTGGAAGCAGTTGGTGGGGGCAGCTTTTATAATAGGTTGGAATGTAGTAGCTACGTCCATCATACTTAATGTCATTAAACTTCTAATACCCCTTCGGATGACTGACGAAGATATCAAGATTGGGGATGATGCAGTTCATGGAGAAGAAGCTTATGCTCTTCAAGGGCAAGGACGAAGGGACCGAACTATTCAAAATGGTAGTTGTACTGTCCTGATTGAATAA
- the LOC115951266 gene encoding ammonium transporter 3 member 3-like, translating to MANSSVVPSAYLQGLVPAVPEWLNKGDNAWQMISAALVGMQGMPGLVILYAGLVKKKWALNSAFMALFAFAAIMPCWVLWAYKMSFGEKLLPFWGKAGLAVSQDYLISQSVLPSTQYKNITAAATLLYPTATMVFFQYAFAAVTVILLAGSVLGRMSIRAWMAFVPLWITFSYTVGAFSVWGGGFLFQWGVMDYSGGYVVHLASGAAGFTAAYWVGPRSREDREEFPPNNLLLALAGAGILWMRWTGFNGGDPFSANVDSSMAVLNTHICAATSLLVWTCWDVLFFKKPSVIGAIQGMITGLVCITPGAGLVQGWAALVMGIASGTIPWYTMMVLSKKLPFLQKVDDTLGVFHTHAVAGTLGGALTGLFAHPYLSSLFLPVPNSKGSFYGGRGGVQFWKQLVAAAFIIGWNVVATSIILNVIRLIIPLRMTDEEIEIGDDAAHGEEAYALQGQGRREKFIQNGNGNAQIELEEP from the exons ATGGCAAACTCTTCAGTTGTTCCATCGGCATACCTTCAAGGCCTAGTTCCAGCCGTGCCTGAATGGCTAAACAAAGGAGACAATGCATGGCAGATGATATCTGCAGCACTAGTTGGCATGCAAGGCATGCCTGGGCTAGTGATTCTCTATGCAGGCCTAGTGAAGAAGAAATGGGCTCTAAACTCAGCTTTCATGGCTCTATTTGCCTTTGCAGCTATAATGCCTTGTTGGGTATTGTGGGCTTACAAGATGTCATTTGGTGAAAAGCTTCTTCCATTTTGGGGTAAAGCTGGCCTTGCTGTTTCTCAAGACTATTTGATCTCACAAAGTGTTTTACCCTCCACACAGTATAAAAATATTACTGCTGCAGCTACACTCTTATACCCTACAGCTACTATGGTGTTCTTCCAGTATGCCTTTGCTGCTGTGACTGTGATTTTGCTTGCTGGTTCAGTTCTGGGTCGGATGAGTATCAGAGCTTGGATGGCTTTTGTACCACTTTGGATCACTTTCTCTTACACTGTTGGTGCATTCAGTGTATGGGGTGGTGGCTTCCTCTTCCAATGGGGTGTCATGGATTATTCAGGTGGTTATGTTGTCCATTTAGCTTCTGGTGCAGCAGGATTCACAGCAGCTTATTGG GTTGGACCAAGATCGAGGGAGGACCGAGAAGAATTCCCACCTAACAATCTATTACTAGCACTTGCTGGTGCTGGAATTCTTTGGATGAGATGGACTGGTTTCAATGGTGGAGATCCTTTTTCTGCCAACGTGGATTCTTCTATGGCAGTTCTCAACACTCACATTTGTGCAGCCACCAGTCTGTTGGTATGGACATGTTGGGATGTGTTATTCTTCAAGAAACCATCTGTGATTGGAGCCATCCAGGGAATGATAACTGGGTTGGTCTGTATAACTCCTGGTGCAG GTCTTGTTCAAGGCTGGGCTGCCCTGGTAATGGGAATAGCTTCTGGGACTATTCCATGGTACACAATGATGGTTTTGAGCAAGAAGCTGCCATTTTTGCAAAAGGTTGATGACACCCTTGGTGTCTTTCATACTCATGCTGTTGCAGGAACCTTAGGTGGAGCTCTTACTGGACTCTTTGCTCATCCATACCTCTCGAGCCTGTTCCTACCTGTCCCCAATTCAAAAGGGTCCTTCTATGGTGGTAGGGGGGGAGTTCAATTTTGGAAGCAGTTGGTAGCAGCAGCTTTTATTATAGGTTGGAATGTAGTAGCTACATCCATCATACTCAATGTCATTAGACTTATAATACCCCTTCGAATGACCGATGAAGAGATCGAGATTGGGGATGATGCAGCTCATGGAGAAGAAGCCTATGCTCTTCAAGGGCAAGGACGAAGggaaaaatttattcaaaatggAAATGGCAATGCTCAGATTGAACTTGAAGAACCCTGA